A part of Oncorhynchus masou masou isolate Uvic2021 chromosome 30, UVic_Omas_1.1, whole genome shotgun sequence genomic DNA contains:
- the LOC135522962 gene encoding elongin-C — protein sequence MDGEEKTYGGCEGPDAMYVKLISSDGHEFIVKREHALTSGTIKAMLSGPGQFAENETNEVNFREIPSHVLSKVCMYFTYKVRYTNSSTEIPEFPIAPEIALELLMAANFLDC from the exons ATGG ATGGTGAAGAGAAGACCTACGGTGGCTGTGAAGGCCCAGATGCCATGTATGTGAAGCTGATCTCCTCTGATGGCCACGAGTTCATAGTGAAGAGGGAACACGCCTTGACCTCAGGGACCATCAAAGCCATGTTGAGTGGACCAG GTCAGTTTGCAGAGAATGAAACCAACGAAGTGAACTTCAGAGAGATCCCCTCCCATGTCCTGTCCAAGGTGTGCATGTACTTCACCTACAAGGTCCGCTACACCAACAGCTCCACGGAAATCCCAGAGTTCCCCATCGCCCCTGAGATCGCCCTGGAACTACTCATGGCTGCAAACTTCTTGGATTGTTAA